Genomic segment of Dromaius novaehollandiae isolate bDroNov1 chromosome 6, bDroNov1.hap1, whole genome shotgun sequence:
TGggaagctgcttttgaaaaagtaTTAGTTGGAAACTTCTTTGCTTAGATTTCTTTTGATCTGTAGTATTGCTCTGAATGTTACTACTGTACTCTGTGAGGAGTGGGGAACTGAATTATGGTGGGAGATGTGGCTGTGCTGGAACTCTTGTCTTACACGTAGTGCTCTACAGGACCAGGTTATACAGGGAACGCTTGCTGTGTGATTCTTTTTCCCCTTAGGGAATGTTTTCACTCACAAATACCCTGGAAATGCCTTTTCTCTGTCATGCAGATATGTACATGCTAGTGCCTGCCTGGTCATGCAGTCACTAGGGAAGGGGGAAAATGGGCTTGCTGTCAGGGACTGGAATGCAGCTTACAGAGAAAGATGCTAGAAGTTTAACCTTACACTGTGGCACAGCTACATCTGCTGAGCTGGCACAGGAGTTTCTGTTGCCCTCCTTTCAGTACATAGTACATAGGTACTTGATCTCTGCGTTCATGCAGCGTCAGCAGAATCCTAGGAGTACACTGTGGAGTGCTTACCATAATGTAACAGTAAATTCAGCTTTCTAGTTGAATTCAGCTAACAGTAAATTCAAACTGTAAGGAGCATGACGTTTAGCCAGCTTTACTGACTTTGCACGCTTCAATAGATTATTTCTCTACAGTTACTTTCTGATAGAATCTTGACTGCCAGGGGCATGCATAAAGCATTAATGATTTAGAAGATATTTTCATGCTAGTAAAACTCTGTAAGATCTAAGAAGATACAATATTGTTTACAAAAGTGTATATgtttttgttgccttttaaaatagGAGAACTGTGTCTATGAAACAGTAGTTTTGCCTCTGGATGAAAGAGCATTTGAGAAAACTTTAACACCAATCATACAGGAATATTTTGAACATGGAGATACTAATGAAGTTTCGGTATGtcacatttgtttgtttattttaggaGGCAGCCCTGTAGTGTACATGGGAGTCCAACAGCTAGCTATTAATGAATATATAAAGATATTGGCAAGGAATGTGCAATTAGAACACCTAAATAGTTGCTTCTGCTCATGCAGTAAAGATAAAGAtatatgcacgtgtgtgtgtgtgtgtgtgtgtgtgaatatataaaatgtcatagttttatatatttacaaaatctgttttgtttttcaaatcttaTGTAGGAAATGCTAAAGGATTTAAACCTCGGTGAAATGAAATACAGTCTGCCAGTGTTGGCTGTTTCCTTGGCTTTAGAGGGGAAGGCTAGTCACAGGGAAATGACATCCAAGCTTCTTTCTGACCTTTGTGGGACAGTAGTAAGCAAAACTGATGTGGAAAAATCATTTGATAGACTACTTAAAGATCTACCTGAATTGGTTCTGGATTCTCCCAAAGCACCACAGGTATATCTGAAACTTCTTCTGCTTGTATTTGAAAGTTTTTTCTTATTAATTGTGGTTAAAACTGATCAAGTAGACTGAAATAGACTCTGTGTTTGAAAAATATGCGTGGATTGTCCTGCTGTCTCTAATTCCCTATCCAGTTTCTCAGGCTGTGTTTTTACTTTGAGATGACTCATTTAATAAATGAAACCTGAAAACCAAGTATCTTAAATTGTCTATTTAGAACTGCTTTGaaattcaagatttaaaaaatgcctcTGTTTTGTTGCAGTTGATGGGCCAGTTTATTGCGAGAGCTGTTGGAGATGGGATTTTAAGCAGTACTTACATAGATGGCTACAAAGGCACTGTGGATTGCACCCAAGCTCGGTAATTTACTTGCTTTCTATAGTTCTGGTTTTCAGTTTCAAAGGCCAAGCAAATAGAACAGAAATTTGGGACTTTAGGATAAACTATGTGGTTCTTTATTAATTCTTCGTAATTTAAAATGAACTGAAAGAAATGCACAGAGAGTGtctgccacaggaaaaaaaaaaaaaaaaaaagaaaagccagagtGACTCAGATCAGAGGAGAAATATTGTAAGTGCTTGAAGAGTATGCTAATACATTTGAGTTTAGTCAGTCAGGTTTGTTGTCCAGcttatgtttaatttaaaaaaaagagctgaaacaaGAAGGGACTATAGAAGGTTTTGTCTTAGAAAAAGCTTTAATGTGACTAACGAGTAAATGGACAACTGCTGTAAATATGGTATGATATTCTATGCTATTTGCAGTGGTTATAGTTGGATACTTTAAAAAAGGAGGTCAGTGCTTAGTTGTCTAACTTGAGGGTTCAAGTTGTGAAAATTATCAGTAATATAAATGTCTCATGCAATTTTAAGCATTTTAGCCTGCACAGTGCACATCTGGGATGCTTGCCTGTCTTTGCTATTTCTTGGACAGTGTTTGCTGCTTGGTAATTCTGGCTTCTGCATAGAGTAGTTGTTACTGTCTAGCCCTATCATGAGCAGTGGGACACAACTATTCCTCCTTTAGTTGAATGGTACTTAATTggatctgagatttttttttttcctgaccctAATTCCTTTTTTCGTTTTCTCAATGAATTGACAAGCTTCCTTAATTCACCCTATCTCCTTACCACTTTGGAAAGCAAATATGTAGTTGCATTTTGACTTAAATTCCCAAGGTTTCACAGCTCTTTAGATGGAAACAGAAAGTAATGTTTCAGCAGAGAAGCCGTTCTTTAGCTCAGAAGCAATTCAAGCCTTGAAATTCACATGCCAAGCTGCATGCTTGGCAGAGCCCAAATAGAATTCATCTCTGCATAAGAATATATTAAGTTCTCTCATAAAAATGTTTCAGGTTCTGCACTGATGACTGAGATCTGCTGTCATTGTGGGACTTATCTGTCCTGAGCATGGTACAAACAGAAGTGTAAAATTGGTGGAAAGAGAACTTGGGGAGCTAGCTTGCTGGCTTCTCGATCGAGATGTCTGCATGGAGTTACTAATCATGAAGTCCTCCCAGAGATCTGGTCACTTGTGACTTCAGCATGAGCACTGTGCCTAAAAAGGAATGGAAGTGGGAAAGTAGATGTTACAGATTTTCCTTCAAGTTTTGTAATAACTTCCTGAAACACAAACTTTGCTTTCTAGAGCTGCACTTGACCGAGCTACTGTGTTGCTGAGTATGACAAAAGGTGGAAAGCGTATAGACAACGTGTGGGGGTCAGGAGGTGGCCAGCAGTCTGTGAAACACCTTGTGAAAGAGGTAGCTGACTTGTACAAACTCTTGAGAGTTTACTGTTTGTCTAAGCTTATGTTTGGGATGGAGCAGAGAGATGCATATATCCTGTAACAAAATGTGTGTCAGTGTGTTTTTGTATTATATaaagtagtttttaaaaactgatgtaGATTGTTGTATTTACTGAAACGGATGCCTGTATTGCCTTCTCAGTGCTGAGAACACACTGGCAATACAGAATATGAACTAGTATACACTTATTACTGCTTACAGCTTTAAGAGTTTACAATCCAAAAGGTAGCGTAATAGAAGAGCCAAGGTATCTAGAAGAGCTGGCAGCATGAGTTTGGTTTTTGGCATCATTGATTAAAAACACAGTAGAAACAAAATTGGAGGAAGAATCAAGAAAGCTCAGCGATCCATACTAAGAAGCAGGGAAAGGTTTAAAGGAAACAGTCACGTTATAATTTCTAGGTTGTGAGCATAACAGATGAGGAGGAAAAGTTCAGGGGAGAAAAACTTGATCATAGCCATGTTAACTTTTCATGGTGATGGGAATCTTATCAAGCAGCATTTCTAGTGCTTGTGTATCTATTACACTATGGGTAAGTATTTGGCTTACACTGTGTTTCACATTGCTGATAGCACTCAATTTAatgccatttatttaaaaaaaaaaatagcttcaaGTTTTGGGAAATAATTTGCTGCTAGGTGAGTTGCAGATTATCAAAACAGTTAACAGCTTTCAAATTTTTATATCTAATTAGCatcttttttctattattttaaaattcaatagATTGATATGTTACTGAAGGAATATTTGCTTTCTGGAGATGTACTGGAAGCTGAACGTTGCCTTCAGGAGCTGGAAGTACCCCATTTCCACCATGAACTTGTATATGAAGTAAGGAGAAATTGGAGTCCCTTTAATGATTGTCAGTAACAAAAGcagactttgttttgttttgatgtgGGTGTGTAAATAATGTAACTTGAATCTGAAGCTCAGGTTGCAAGTTCTGATGTTATTTGAATAACTAAAGTGAAGTTAATGGTTTGTGTACTCATTTGTGCAACAATTTGTGCAACAAGTAAACTACTGGTCCCTCTGGGAAGATCCAGAATTAAATTTTGTTTGTTGGGTAAATAGGTGCATTCAGATGGTTAGAGATTACTGAAACAGTAgacctccccccccaccccccgctaAGGAATAGCAGCAAAAAACatgctttgtttttgtgtttatttcctTTTAGTTGCAAACTTACTACAACAGATTTCAGACATCTGGATATTCTAAACtgtatggttttttttaaagttacacaGCTTGCTTTGCATGGTGGAATTGTTCCATCTAGTACATTTGTAAAAGCTTTGAGTATATGAGAGAAAGATGTTATTTTGCTGCATCTGGAAGATTGTTCTTATTTGTATTCTTTTTACCTACTAAATGAAGAAGTGCTTCTTTACCATTAAAGCTGGACACCCACAAACTAAaacagtgtaaattttctgagtAAATGACTCCATTTAGCAAATTTATTGGGAATacaaaaaagctttttgcttGTTGGAGTTTGTGGAGATTGGTAGATTTTAAacttctttctgatttttctaaGATCACAGatgaaaattaatttcataaAATTAATTTCCATCTATAATGTAGCAACTATATGAATATGGTTATGTATCTCAAATCAGGCCATGCTCTTTACTCTGTCTTCTCCTTTCTCATTGCTTGTATCCTTATTCGAGCAATTTTCCATCagtctttcttttcaaataagaaTATATTGGAATTGAGAGTCCTTACAACAAATGGACTTACCTCCCCAGAAAATGCATAATACTGCATCTGTTGTTGTTCATTTTTGCACTTTATATGCTTACACAAGATATGCTTAAACCACTgttgtctttttatttaaaaggctTGCATAATTTGTTTCAGGCAGTGGTGATGGTTTTGGAGTCAACTGgagaaaagacttttaaaatgatACTGGATTTGTTGAAATCTCTCTGGGGGTCTTCTGTCATTACTATGGATCAAATGAAGAGGGTAAGTGTGTCATTTGGAGAATATTGTGTAAGGTCTCCCAAAATTTGTGTAGTTTTTACCTTTTCTTAAGGTAAAAACTTGGCAGGCCATTGTTCCTGCTGCACtcactccctcttcccccacatCCCATACAAGAAAACTGTCACTGATGTATACAGTATGTAACAATACTTGCCATGTACTGGAGGAAATACAAATGAATTCTGAGCAGTAGCTCATTGTAGAACTGAGGGGTGCTGAATTTTTAAACTTTCTGTTGAAGAATTTCAATTGATCCTATGCAATTAAGTGATTAAAAACTAATCATTGTAAATGCTACAGTATAGcttcattttttctaaaaaattatttttctttttaaccagtaATTCTTCATAATTGAAGTATGAGACCCACTTAATTAGAAATATCAACTAGAACAGTATATAGAAGCAAATATTTTACTAAATTAGCATAATTCGTGACTTTGCTTCCAGCTATGAACACTGGACAGTTGTGCTATCCTGGGGCAAACTGGGTACCAGACTAAGACTCGTGACAAACTTTCCCCAATCATCCTGCTGGAGGGAAGTGATGAAGTCATCTCTGGTTGGCACAAATATTTCCCTTGCTGCATAGTGGTGGAGATTTGcggcctgtattttttttttgcctggcaGAAATAGTAAGTTTTCTTCCATGCGATAGCCACCAGGCTAAAACACAGGTTCTGTACTGCCTGATTTTATAATTTTTTGGGGGAGTCTTAAAGTTCTGCTAGTGTTTTTATGTCTGTAAGCAGTTGTGTAATACCATGATATTGGCTGGTATTATACCTTGTTTTCCTGCTAACTTGCAGCTCCTCTGGTTTAGGTTTGTTGAAAGTGTTTATAGTATATGtaaaattacatgaaaatttATCCTACAAAAAATGGTAGTGAAACCATAGAATAACCACATCATTATTTGAATTGTTATGCTGCAGGGCTATGAACGAGTTTACTGTGAAATCCCAGATATTAACCTGGATGTGCCACACTCCTATTCTGTGCTTGAGCGGTTTGTAGAGGAATGCTTTCAGGCTGGAATAATTTCCAAACCACTGAGAGACCTCTGTCCTTCAAGGTACTTGTTTTATTACAGACAGGTGAAGGCACAGCTTTTTATCCTCACTGTAGGTAACGGAAAGGAGGATCTTGTGACCTGGGTATTGTAGATTGCAATTGGAAGCTAAGGAGGATGGAAGAATAGGGGTTGGACTGGGAAAGAGTTTATTGTAAAGGTGCATTGATCTGAAACCTGTTACATGGAGACTGCAATAAATAGTTGAGGAAAGTAAGCCTCCGGAGAGTCTCAGGCAGCATGCCTGTCCACTTTCCAGAGGAGGAAGACCGGCTGCTTCTCTGTTTTGTTAATTTGCTTGGCAGAGATCAGCACAGTCCTGAGATGGAAGATTTGTGCATCCCAGTGACCTATGTAGTGACAGTGGGAAACCAGACCACCATTTgtaatttgcttttgaaaaaaaattgtttaaataaacatattaaaatgcattaataGAGTCCTAAAATCAGATTAGATTGATTACATAAGAGGGAATAGGCCATTTACATGGTATAAGCTCTAAATACCTAATCCTTTACTATCTGTCCGTCCTGTGGTTTTAGTGTTGTTTTGTTATTGTTTACTTATTCATAGCATAAATAATGATGTCTGATCTGCAAGTACTCagtattctgttttctccttactGGTCACTATAGATCCATAAATTCTACTTCCTGTGGGGAATAAACACAGTTTCATTAAATttgatgttaaaaatatttttaacaattttGTGTGTCAGGAATTCTATTTGTTAGACAAATTTTTTCCAGTTTGGGTGTCCTGTTAGACTTACACATTATCATTTTCCCAGCTGGCAATTGGTTTAGGTTTTGAAATTTTTGCGACTTTATCAAAGACAGCCTCTATTTGTGGATTTTGGACTTAAAGATATACACAAGCTCAATTTTATAATATTAAATGTTTTGCAAGCCTTGGGTGTGTGAGGGTTGAAAATCATGTCTGCAACAAAAAGCATGATTATACTTCAGTACTAGTAAATACACTGAGATGCATTTTTGACTTGCATACTTCTGCTTTAGTTAGAAAATGCCACTTCTAGGCCTTCAAGCCAGCATTTTTTGCATGTCTTAATGTTAAAAGGTTggcaaagcagaaaatatttgaaaactcaACTTTTGAAAAGCTTCCTACAAACACAcctatatgtatttaaatattgaCTCCCAAGGCCAATTGAAGATTTTCAGTAATAGATAAGAAAATACAACTGATGCTACTTTGAGCTTCCTAAAAAGATACCCTCTATTTTCTTACAGAGGCAGAAAGCGTTTTGTGAGCGAAGGAGATGGAGGTCGTCTTAAACTAGAAAGTTACTGAATGTGAAAACCAACTGCTGAAGCCTTaaaagttaaaagggaaaaacatatatatatatgtacacacacacacgcatgcatatatatatatgtgtctgtgtatatatgtgtacatatacacacacacttttggagtgtgtatgtatgtgtgtatgtatacacacacatacataataCACAAACATTGCTTAGCACAgttcatattttttaaagcacatgttTTGGGtacaaatcattttttaaatagttttataaatttcaggaagaaaacttTCTTTGGGCATGTAGTAGAACAACTGGCCACTCTGCTGTGGTCGTGCCTTCAAATAAGCTATCTTTTTATAAGTGCCATATGTTTATGACCTAATCATTCCACGTTTGCCTCAATGTCTAACTGCCCCTCTTTCTTTCAAGGACAGTGTTTTCATCATAAAAGCACTGGTTTATACAGAGCTTTACAGAAGGGTCAAGttatgctgctgtgaccccattttcattgctgctgaagaaatactatgctttgggaggaaaaatagttgtttctttgttttaaagagcCCAAGAAAATGGGGTTGGGTCATAAATTCATCTGTTCCAGGGGAGAGAACATTGGTAGGTTTTAGATTTTCTAGCTACCACTtaccaaactgctttttttttctctatgtaACTGGAAAAGTGAAAAGTTCTACTAGAacatattaaagtattttttttttttgtgaagctgTCTGTTCTGCCTcctctttgttaaaaaaaaaaaaaagtttaaaaagattGGATCTCTAAACTTTGTGTAATGGAACTTTCCCTTTAACACCACCTTTTTGTATTACAGCATACAGAAGAGCATTGACTGATTAAACAGAGGGTAAATATTTATCAGAAGTGTTTTCAAAAACAAAGGGGGCTTACATGGGTGTATCCAGGCTGGGGCTATGCTAACATACTGTGCACAGCGCAGCTCCGTTCTCCAGGCCAGGACGAACAGGGGCAGGACTCTTTTCCAGCACCACGCTGTAGCGCACACCGCCCCCCGCGTTTCGGCTCTGGGGGGGCGACaccaggggcagcagcagctctccaggGCGGCGGGGCGAGACGCGCGGAGGCAGCGCGCAGCCGGGGACGCGgcggagggggcagggagggcccGGGGCGCGGACACCCCCACCCGCGCCGAGCAGCGagcggccccgggcgcggcccTAGGGCCGTGCCGCCTCCTTCGGCCGCGCCGCCTCCAGCGCCGCGCGCTGCAGCTTCTCCAGCTTCTCCAGCGACACCGACTTGAGCGGCAGCAGCTTGGGCTTGCACAGCACCAGGGCGGGCGCGTCCTCCACCGACACCTGCCCTGCAGCGGGAGACAAGCGCCGCCCGTGAgcgccgcgcccgggccgcccccgccgcccgccagcgccgccgtccccgccgcccgggccAACGGTACCTTGCTTGGGCAGCACCTCCCGGAACGCGGCCTTCCCCTccggcatggcggcggcgcgCAGGCGCAGTGCCGGCAGCGCCGCCCACGGGCATGCGCAGGGCTGAGCGGGCGGGGCGGCCAGCGGGGAGAAAACTACACTTCCCAGCAAGCGCTGCGCGGAGGCGCCCGGCACGCAAGGGGCCCGGGCCGGTCCCCACGCCCCTAGTGTATGCTGGGGATTGTAGTTCTTGTAAGGGAGGGCTGACGGCGGGCGGCCAGGGGCTTGCCCAGGGGCACGCCGGGAATTGTAGTcgctgcggcgcggggcgcggcgcggggagccgctgccccctgtgcccgggcagccccgggcgccgTGGCGGAGCCATCCCGGCCGGCGCGGGCATGGCGCCGGCGCAGCCCCTCGGGGTGCCCGCGGCGAGcagggcagcggcgccgccgggccgggccgggcgcccttcccctgccgccgccgcccgcgctcgtCATCCGCTCCGCTTTTGTGTTTTCTTAATAAAATCCCGACGGCGGCCGTCCAGCAGACGGGCTGCGCCAGGGCTTACGTGCTCTGGCGGTTGTTCTTAGGCAGCGCCTCAGGATTTGTAATGTAAATTGTGCTGCTGTTTAAAGCGTAAACAGTAGTAAAAGGGGGTGTGTTTCGAATGCTGGGGGTGTAAATGCAGCAGAACCAGATTTGCCGGCGCTCCTCGGGTCCTCGCGCACATGAGCAACGCAGCTGCACGTTGGACGCTTTTCCGGCCTTCCCGGGGACTCGGACAGCTTGCTTGGGCACGGGCCGTGGGTAAAAGCAGGGATGGATGAAATAAAGCACAAGCTATGTTCAGCGAtgcaaaatgagagagaaagtgGTTTTTGCTAATCGTTCTTTCCTGTTCTGCCCTGCTGTGGCTGGTCGCATCTTTCCCCCCATAGCCCAGACCCCCTGTAGCCCACGGACCCGTCGGCTGTGGTATCCAAGACGTTCTCGGGTTTTCAGCGAAGCCTGCGGTAAAACGTTCACTTCCAGTAAGCAACACCTCTCCGATAGCTATTTAAAGCCTGTGTCTGCATTGTTCCCGGACgatttcctttttcctctaaGGCAACCTGCAGTAGGAAGCTGCGGGTCCCTCAGGTAGCCCACTGCCGCGTCACTTGAAgtctttcctgcctgtgacatgTGAGGCCGCAGAGCAACCTGCAGCGCCCGGG
This window contains:
- the PDCD4 gene encoding programmed cell death protein 4 isoform X1, with product MEIENKHVYVNPAELDNLSDAPFSGDEENGGSEERKTEINGNWIPATSITEAKINARAKRRLRKNSSRDSGRGDSVSDNGETLKTGVVVPTSPKGKVLDRRSRSGKGRGLPKKGGAGGKGVWGTPGQVYDLEEVDIKDPNYDDDQENCVYETVVLPLDERAFEKTLTPIIQEYFEHGDTNEVSEMLKDLNLGEMKYSLPVLAVSLALEGKASHREMTSKLLSDLCGTVVSKTDVEKSFDRLLKDLPELVLDSPKAPQLMGQFIARAVGDGILSSTYIDGYKGTVDCTQARAALDRATVLLSMTKGGKRIDNVWGSGGGQQSVKHLVKEIDMLLKEYLLSGDVLEAERCLQELEVPHFHHELVYEAVVMVLESTGEKTFKMILDLLKSLWGSSVITMDQMKRGYERVYCEIPDINLDVPHSYSVLERFVEECFQAGIISKPLRDLCPSRGRKRFVSEGDGGRLKLESY
- the PDCD4 gene encoding programmed cell death protein 4 isoform X2, whose protein sequence is MEIENKHVYVNPAELDNLSDAPFSGDEENGGSEERKTEINGNWIPATSITEAKINARAKRRLRKNSSRDSGRGDSVSDNGETLKTGVVVPTSPKGKVLDRRSRSGKGRGLPKKGGAGGKGVWGTPGQVYDLEEVDIKDPNYDDDQENCVYETVVLPLDERAFEKTLTPIIQEYFEHGDTNEVSEMLKDLNLGEMKYSLPVLAVSLALEGKASHREMTSKLLSDLCGTVVSKTDVEKSFDRLLKDLPELVLDSPKAPQLMGQFIARAVGDGILSSTYIDGYKGTVDCTQARAALDRATVLLSMTKGGKRIDNVWGSGGGQQSVKHLVKEIDMLLKEYLLSGDVLEAERCLQELEVPHFHHELVYEAVVMVLESTGEKTFKMILDLLKSLWGSSVITMDQMKRL